AGGGCGCGACCAATGTCCGGGCGTTCAAGATCTATCGCTGGAATCCCGATACCGGTGAAAACCCGCGCGTCGATACCTACTATCTCGACATGGACAAGTGCGGGCCGATGGTTCTGGACGCGCTGATCAAGATCAAGAACGAGGTCGACCCGACCCTGACCTTCCGCCGCTCCTGCCGCGAAGGCATCTGCGGCTCCTGCGCGATGAATATCGACGGGATCAACACGCTTGCCTGTATCTACGGGCTCGACGAGATCAAGGGCGACGTGAAGATCTACCCGCTGCCGCATATGCCGGTGGTCAAGGACCTGATCCCCGACCTCACGCATTTCTACGCCCAGCATGCCAGCATCATGCCCTGGCTGGAGACCAAGACCAACCGCCCCGAGAAAGAGTGGAAGCAGTCCATCGAGGACCGCAAGAAACTCGACGGCCTCTATGAATGTGTGATGTGCGCGTCGTGCTCGACCGCCTGCCCGAGCTACTGGTGGAACTCTGACCGCTATCTAGGCCCGGCGGCGCTGCTGCACGCCTATCGCTGGATCATCGACAGCCGCGACGAGGCGACGGGCGAGCGTCTGGACGGGCTGGAAGACCCGTTCAAGCTCTATCGCTGCCACACGATCATGAACTGCACCAAGACCTGCCCGAAAGGTCTGAACCCGGCGAAGGCCATCGCCGAGATCAAGAAGATGATGCTGAACCGCGTCGTCTGATCCGGCTTGCGAGTATTGCGGAACGCCGCGCCATGCATTGGCGCGGCGTTTTTCTTTTCACGGGCATTGTTGCGGTCCCGCGTCTTTGGAATGCCAATTGAGGGGAGCGCAGACACGGCGGGAGGCGGCGGACGGTTTGACATATGCCCCGTCCGGCGTAAGCATGGCGCGGACTAATTAGGTATCAAAGGGTATTTTCATGGCGGATATCACGGGAACAGATGGCAATGACAACGGCACAGACGCGCCGGCGCTGATCGGCACGCAAGAAGACGACGTTCTCAACGGGTTCGCAGGCGACGACTTGCTTCAGGGCCTCGGGGGCGACGACTTTCTCAGCCCCGGTGCCGGAGCGGATACGGTGCAGGCCGGGGACGGCGACGATCAAGTTTTTGTCTGGTTCGCGGATGGCCGCGGCTATGATCTCGACGGTGGCGAGGGTTTCGACCGGTTGATCCTGCAACCTGTCGGCCCGGACGAATATCCGCCTACCTTCTATTTCGAAGAGGCGGCTCTCAGCGGCTTCGAACAGATCGACCTGAACGGCAACCGGATCCGTCTGGCTCCGAGCCAGCTTGAGGGGATCACCCGCATCACCGGGTTCGGTCCCGAAGCCGAGCTTCGGATCGCTGGGGAAGGGACCACCGATCTCCGCAACATCATGATCGGCGAGGATGGCAGCGGGACCGGTCGGATCAACATGCTCCGGTTGCCGTCCGGAAGCGAGCCCGGTGTCCGCTATGCGACATGGGATGCCACAGGCGCTGCATCGGCTTGGCATATGTCGCATGGGGAAAACAACAGTTATCGCGTCCACATGATCGGAGGCGCGGGAGACGACACGCTCTCCGCCGCCCAGGGCGACACGGTCGATGGCGGCGCGGGCGATGATCGGATCTTGTCGATTGGCCACAGCAGCTATGTCGCTGACAGGCCCTACAGCGTGATTTCCGGCGGTGACGGGACGGATGTTTTCGTCGGCGCCCGATTCTATTCCTACGATAACGGTCAAAATGGTTTCTGGTACTACTACGACCACTCGCGGACCGTGTTCGATGGTGTCGAGGTTCTCGAAGGCGGCGGAACCTTCACACGCGCGGCCATTAACGATTTCAGCAGTTTCCGTTTCCTCGATACGCTGCGCATCACGACGCCGGGCGAGCTCGATCTGAACGACCGTATCGAAAGTATCGCGCCGCGCTATGCATGGGACGGAGAGCTTTCCTACAAGTTGGTGATCCGCTTTGTGGGCAACGCGGCGATTGGCGCCAACGACTTCGCTCTGACCGATCACTGGGTGCCGATCCGGATCGAGATGGGACGCGGCGCTGACACAATCGAGACGGGCATCGGCCGTGATACGGTCATAAGCGGCGCGGGCAATGATACGATCCGGTCCGGTGACGGGCAGGATCGGATTTATGCCGGAGAAGGTGACGATTTCATCCTGACCTGGACGACAGAAAACGACCGCGCCGACTGGGTCAGAGGCGATTCCGGCGACGATTCCATCGAGACCGGCGCGGGCAACGATCTGGTCAATGGCGGCGTCGGTGACGACACGATTGACGGGGGCACCGGTTTCGACACGCTTGACGGCGGTGCCGGGAACGATGTGTTGACAGGGGGCACATCGCCCGACGACATCGCGGATCTGCTGATCGGCCGTGCGGGCGACGACCTGCTGCGCGGAGGGGCGGGGAACGACCAGCTGATGGGCGGCGACCACAACGACACGCTCGAAGGCGAAGGCGGCTCAGACACGCTGGAAGGCGGCTATGGTGACGATCTGATTGCGGGCGGAGCGCTGTCCGATGTGATCATCGACGGCTTTGGGATGGATTTCATCAATGGCGGGTTCGGTTCTGACCGGATCAACCTGCTGGACGATGGCAGTGCCGATCGCATTTTCCACGCCGGTGTCGCGGGCCATGGTAGCGACTGGATCCGGGGCTTCGCGGAAGAGGACGCGCTGGTCGCCGCCGATGGGCTCGATGCGTCGGATTTTATCGTTCAGCGGGCCAATACTGCCGGCGCTGGGCTTGATGCGGTCGACGAGCTCTTCGTCAGCTACGCGCCGACCGGTCAGATCCTTTGGGCATTGGTGGATGGCGACGCTCTGACCAGCCTGACGCTGCGGATCGACGAAGTGGACTACGATCTGCTGGCATGAGGCGGTGTCTGCTGCGGCGAAAGTGACCATGCGGAACCATGCAAAAGATGCATTTCGCATTTGCAGCATCGTGGGGTGTGCTGCGCCGCAGCAAGGGCTATGTCACCCGGCAAGGGGAGGATACGGAGCAATACCGAAAGGCCAACCCGATGCAAAATCAACCCGAATCCAAAATCGCCGCGCAGGAAGCGCTTGCCGTTCTTGAGCAGGCCTATGCCTATTACCAGCCCGAGCCGGTGCTGGTGCATACTGCCGTGCGCGAGATCGAAGAAGACACCGACGGCTTTGCCTATTACCGCGCGGCCTGAGCCGCTGGACCCGCCGGCGCGGCGGGCTAGTCTACGCGTCATGAGAGCAGATATCCCGAAACGGAGCCGGCAATGATCTTTGCTGTCGGCTTCGTTGCCTTTTTCATCGGTCTGATGATCTACAACGCCCGGCATCGTGGCCGGCGCCAGTGCCGCTGGCGCGCTTATCGGCAGGGCGAGGGCTCCACGCGCTGGACCTGCGTTCATTGCGGCGCCCGGGTCGAGGGCGAGGCGGGAAAACCGCCGACGGTGTGCCTGCGCGACCACAGCTGAGCGGCCCGGAAAATTTTTGCGATTCTCGCGAAATTTCCCCCTTGATCGAATCCGGCTCTGGCCTCATATGCCCGCTCAAGACGCCAACGCACGCGCCTCTGTCGAGGTGGGCAATTCCACACCCACGCGGTTACGTAGCGACGGTAACGTCTCCCTTGGAACTGAGCGGTCTGTGCCGGGAAACCGGAATGGCCGGGTCTGATTGGAGATGACCAATGAACGCATACGTGACCGGGCTCGCTGCCCGTCAATCCACCGTCTTTGCCCCCCAATTCGCCGAAGCTGCCCCCGAGCAGCACCTGTCGCGTGCCGAGG
The window above is part of the Salipiger abyssi genome. Proteins encoded here:
- a CDS encoding succinate dehydrogenase iron-sulfur subunit: MVQFTLPKNSKIRTGKTWPKPEGATNVRAFKIYRWNPDTGENPRVDTYYLDMDKCGPMVLDALIKIKNEVDPTLTFRRSCREGICGSCAMNIDGINTLACIYGLDEIKGDVKIYPLPHMPVVKDLIPDLTHFYAQHASIMPWLETKTNRPEKEWKQSIEDRKKLDGLYECVMCASCSTACPSYWWNSDRYLGPAALLHAYRWIIDSRDEATGERLDGLEDPFKLYRCHTIMNCTKTCPKGLNPAKAIAEIKKMMLNRVV
- a CDS encoding calcium-binding protein; protein product: MADITGTDGNDNGTDAPALIGTQEDDVLNGFAGDDLLQGLGGDDFLSPGAGADTVQAGDGDDQVFVWFADGRGYDLDGGEGFDRLILQPVGPDEYPPTFYFEEAALSGFEQIDLNGNRIRLAPSQLEGITRITGFGPEAELRIAGEGTTDLRNIMIGEDGSGTGRINMLRLPSGSEPGVRYATWDATGAASAWHMSHGENNSYRVHMIGGAGDDTLSAAQGDTVDGGAGDDRILSIGHSSYVADRPYSVISGGDGTDVFVGARFYSYDNGQNGFWYYYDHSRTVFDGVEVLEGGGTFTRAAINDFSSFRFLDTLRITTPGELDLNDRIESIAPRYAWDGELSYKLVIRFVGNAAIGANDFALTDHWVPIRIEMGRGADTIETGIGRDTVISGAGNDTIRSGDGQDRIYAGEGDDFILTWTTENDRADWVRGDSGDDSIETGAGNDLVNGGVGDDTIDGGTGFDTLDGGAGNDVLTGGTSPDDIADLLIGRAGDDLLRGGAGNDQLMGGDHNDTLEGEGGSDTLEGGYGDDLIAGGALSDVIIDGFGMDFINGGFGSDRINLLDDGSADRIFHAGVAGHGSDWIRGFAEEDALVAADGLDASDFIVQRANTAGAGLDAVDELFVSYAPTGQILWALVDGDALTSLTLRIDEVDYDLLA